In Halorussus limi, a genomic segment contains:
- a CDS encoding ABC transporter permease: MNSSGSPPSDASAPDAVARRAAGSASALAARAGPPLAVAVLAVVAWWAAARTAAVPDVIFPTPFDVGRALADHWPALVGAAGVTAVTAGLGVLGGALVGVLLATAMTVSETTRAVVRPYVVALRVVPVVAVAPLLFRWFGDGVPARALLAATLAVFPVTIATHQGLAATPDEYLALARSVGASSADRYLRVRLPAAAPQAFAGLKIAAAAGVVGAVVSEFLTLKAGIGYRVFRASTRLQTARMVAALFVLALLGVAFYLVPALAERRVDWG; this comes from the coding sequence ATGAACTCCTCGGGGTCGCCACCGTCCGACGCGTCCGCGCCGGACGCGGTCGCACGGCGCGCGGCCGGGTCGGCGTCGGCGCTCGCAGCGCGGGCCGGGCCGCCGCTCGCAGTCGCCGTACTCGCGGTGGTCGCGTGGTGGGCGGCGGCCCGGACCGCGGCGGTCCCGGACGTAATCTTCCCGACTCCGTTCGACGTGGGGCGGGCGCTCGCCGACCACTGGCCCGCGCTCGTCGGCGCGGCGGGCGTCACCGCCGTCACGGCGGGTCTGGGAGTCCTCGGCGGCGCGCTGGTCGGCGTCCTGCTCGCGACGGCGATGACGGTGTCGGAGACGACTCGCGCGGTGGTCCGGCCCTACGTCGTCGCGCTCCGGGTGGTTCCGGTCGTCGCGGTCGCACCGCTCCTCTTCCGGTGGTTCGGCGACGGTGTTCCGGCCCGCGCCCTGCTCGCGGCGACGCTGGCGGTGTTCCCGGTGACGATAGCGACTCATCAGGGACTGGCCGCGACGCCCGACGAGTACCTCGCGCTGGCGCGGTCGGTCGGCGCGTCGTCGGCCGACCGGTATCTCCGGGTGCGACTCCCCGCGGCCGCGCCCCAAGCGTTCGCCGGTCTGAAAATCGCGGCCGCCGCGGGGGTCGTGGGCGCGGTGGTCTCCGAGTTCCTCACGCTCAAGGCCGGCATCGGCTACCGGGTGTTCCGGGCCTCGACGCGGCTTCAGACCGCCCGCATGGTCGCGGCGCTGTTCGTGCTGGCGTTGCTGGGCGTCGCGTTCTATCTGGTTCCGGCGCTGGCCGAGCGCCGGGTGGACTGGGGGTAG
- a CDS encoding ABC transporter permease: MSYADRVPAARFSLPAGGLAVGVLAWWAVVVLLDVPPYLLPSPAAVADRLLARPGLYLRNARITLETILAGGAVGVLCGFGAAAVVVHSTVLRRALAPYLVTARVLPKIAVAPLLLVYLGTGAGTAVAFVSLVAFFPTFVSSASGLRETPEEYLDLLRSVDAGPVRTFLSVRIPAALPAVFAGLKQSAALAVVGAVVAEWILTDAGLGYLILVGAENVQTDVVLAAVVVLFAEGMAVYGAVAAVENRLSW, from the coding sequence GTGAGTTACGCCGACCGAGTTCCGGCCGCGCGGTTCTCGCTTCCGGCGGGAGGGCTTGCCGTCGGCGTCCTCGCGTGGTGGGCCGTCGTCGTCCTGCTCGACGTGCCGCCGTATCTGCTCCCCTCGCCCGCCGCAGTCGCCGACCGACTGCTCGCGCGGCCGGGACTCTACCTCCGGAACGCGCGAATCACGCTCGAAACGATTCTCGCGGGCGGTGCGGTCGGCGTCCTCTGCGGGTTCGGCGCGGCCGCGGTCGTGGTCCACTCGACGGTCCTCCGGCGCGCGCTCGCCCCCTACCTCGTCACCGCCCGGGTCCTGCCGAAGATAGCGGTCGCGCCGCTCCTGCTGGTCTATCTGGGGACCGGCGCGGGGACGGCGGTGGCGTTCGTCTCGCTCGTCGCGTTCTTCCCGACGTTCGTGAGTTCGGCGTCCGGACTCCGAGAGACGCCCGAGGAGTACCTCGACCTGCTCCGGTCGGTGGACGCCGGTCCCGTTCGCACCTTCCTCTCGGTCCGGATTCCGGCCGCGCTCCCCGCCGTCTTCGCGGGCCTGAAGCAGTCGGCCGCGCTCGCGGTGGTCGGCGCGGTGGTCGCAGAGTGGATTCTGACCGACGCGGGTCTGGGCTATCTGATTCTCGTCGGCGCGGAGAACGTCCAGACCGACGTGGTGCTGGCCGCGGTGGTGGTCCTCTTCGCCGAGGGGATGGCGGTGTACGGCGCGGTCGCGGCGGTCGAGAACCGACTCTCGTGGTGA
- a CDS encoding ABC transporter ATP-binding protein yields the protein MGGDETGARATDEPGREQRQYGETAIRLDGVTVDFEGVRALSDADLRVGKGEFVTVIGPSGCGKTTMLRTVGGLQDPTAGTVSVGGDPPDRARAAGEFGFVFQRHALLPWKSALDNVVFLRKLAGKSPDRERARDLLETVGLAGFADARPAELSGGMRQRVAIARALHLGASVLLMDEPFGELDELTREEMGIEVRRVWREERKTVLFVTHSVPEAVFLADRCVVMSDHPGEIEGVFDVELPRPRDESVYGTTAFQEQVARVRTALHEGYELR from the coding sequence ATGGGAGGAGACGAAACCGGCGCGCGAGCGACGGACGAACCGGGCCGCGAGCAGAGACAGTACGGCGAGACCGCGATTCGACTCGACGGCGTGACGGTCGATTTCGAGGGCGTCCGCGCCCTCTCAGACGCCGACCTCCGGGTCGGCAAGGGGGAGTTCGTCACGGTCATCGGCCCGTCGGGGTGCGGGAAGACGACCATGCTCCGGACGGTCGGCGGCCTCCAAGACCCGACCGCAGGCACCGTCAGCGTCGGCGGCGACCCGCCAGACCGCGCCAGAGCGGCGGGCGAGTTCGGCTTCGTCTTCCAGCGCCACGCCCTGCTCCCGTGGAAGTCGGCGCTCGACAACGTCGTCTTCCTCCGGAAACTGGCCGGGAAGTCGCCCGACCGGGAGCGCGCCCGCGACCTGCTGGAGACGGTCGGTCTCGCGGGGTTCGCGGACGCCCGGCCCGCCGAACTCTCGGGCGGGATGCGCCAGCGGGTCGCCATCGCGCGAGCGCTCCACCTCGGTGCGAGCGTCCTCCTGATGGACGAACCGTTCGGCGAACTCGACGAACTCACCCGCGAGGAGATGGGCATCGAGGTCCGGCGCGTCTGGCGCGAGGAGCGAAAGACCGTCCTTTTCGTGACCCACAGCGTCCCGGAGGCGGTCTTTCTGGCCGACCGGTGCGTCGTGATGAGCGACCACCCCGGCGAAATCGAGGGCGTCTTCGACGTGGAGTTGCCCCGACCCCGCGACGAGTCCGTGTACGGCACGACGGCGTTTCAGGAGCAGGTCGCGCGGGTCCGGACCGCGCTCCACGAGGGGTACGAACTCCGATGA
- a CDS encoding YqjF family protein: MVVALEMGWRHLLFENWRVDPEVMDAHLPDGFAPDEYDGSAWLSVIPFTNVAVRPRGVPEAFGIRLPELNLRTYVTRDGVPSVYFFSLDAQGIASVLGARLFHHLPYYYARIALKWEDGRVRFDSRRRHPGSRPARYAGTYGPSGEPFSAPDDPFGAFLVERYRFYTEAQDGSVRYTDVDHDPWTLYPATADIEANTLLSAHGFARPDDDPVYYYSPGLDVVASRSKRADALR; encoded by the coding sequence ATGGTCGTTGCGCTGGAGATGGGATGGCGACACCTTCTCTTCGAGAACTGGCGGGTCGACCCGGAGGTGATGGACGCCCACCTGCCCGACGGGTTCGCCCCCGACGAGTACGACGGGTCGGCGTGGCTCTCGGTCATTCCGTTCACCAACGTCGCCGTCCGGCCGAGAGGAGTCCCCGAAGCGTTCGGTATCCGACTCCCCGAACTCAACCTCCGGACGTACGTCACCCGCGACGGCGTCCCGAGCGTCTACTTCTTCAGTCTCGACGCGCAGGGTATCGCGAGCGTTCTCGGCGCGCGCCTGTTCCATCACCTGCCCTACTACTACGCGCGAATCGCGCTGAAGTGGGAAGACGGCCGAGTGCGGTTCGACAGTCGCCGTCGGCATCCGGGTTCGCGACCCGCACGCTACGCGGGAACGTACGGCCCGTCCGGCGAACCGTTCTCGGCACCCGACGACCCATTCGGAGCGTTTCTCGTCGAACGCTATCGGTTCTACACGGAGGCACAGGATGGGTCGGTTCGGTACACGGACGTTGACCACGACCCGTGGACGTTGTACCCCGCTACCGCCGACATCGAGGCGAACACGCTCCTCTCGGCCCACGGTTTCGCACGACCGGACGACGACCCGGTGTACTACTACAGTCCCGGACTCGACGTGGTCGCCTCCCGGAGTAAACGCGCGGACGCACTCCGATAG
- a CDS encoding DNA topoisomerase VI subunit B translates to MPSIQSTLGEEEGIAEELAESQRQISIAEFFEKNKHMLGFDSGARALVTAVKEAVDNALDATEEAGIKPDIYVEIDDAGDYYTLVVEDNGPGITKEQLPKVFGKLLYGSRFHAREQSRGQQGIGISAAVLYSQLTSGKPAKITSKTEGGTEQYFELIIDTDENEPEIKDESDTPPAGKHVNDTHGTRIELEMEANMRARQQLQRYIKHTAVVNPHARIEYREPSMDEPQHFRRADRAELPAETEEIRPHPHGVELGTVLKMLASTDSHSVSGFVQEEFTRVGRKTADSILDNFRDRHLGREAAWRPPQSHEKSDLARAVANAVSNKSADATATFGDEVAEAVTARNRVAHSELVEIVAETAESVGDDHGETFGDTVREKAVEAAWSELTDERTSDLYELVDKATSTRKDDETVHGLAERLAKRFEKGRERDRATHDEVREYVDRAADQTEEYDDATIGDTARENVVMEVWNTMVTVPDEVPKVREFVDDRDMSSDLLESMKDTDIISPPTNCLSPITDELVEAGLRKEYDADFYAASTRDADVHGGDPFIVEAGIAYGGELDEDGKAEVLRFANRVPLVYQRGACATTDVVKSIGWRNYNLSQPGGSGIPNGPAVIMVHVASTNVPFTSESKDAIANVPEIEDEIELAIREAARELKSYLNKRKSLEKRKKKQNVIASILPEMAEKLADVTDQSKPQYEDALARIMNNVLVEREVEDGTVRLSVENNTSTNASPEITDIVSAQPQNLSDGATAVDMDGEWFVKWSPTVESGDEAVLEYEVDGEAEFDVSVEGIEDPKLTVNQ, encoded by the coding sequence ATGCCATCTATCCAGTCGACGCTCGGCGAGGAGGAGGGGATCGCCGAGGAGCTGGCCGAGAGCCAGCGACAGATCTCCATCGCCGAATTCTTCGAGAAGAACAAGCACATGCTCGGGTTCGACAGCGGGGCCCGGGCGCTGGTGACGGCGGTGAAGGAGGCGGTCGACAACGCCCTCGACGCGACCGAAGAGGCTGGCATCAAGCCCGACATCTACGTCGAAATCGACGACGCGGGCGACTACTACACCCTCGTCGTCGAGGACAACGGTCCCGGCATCACCAAGGAACAGCTCCCCAAGGTGTTCGGAAAGCTCCTCTACGGGTCGCGGTTCCACGCTCGCGAGCAATCGCGCGGTCAGCAGGGAATCGGGATTTCGGCCGCCGTCCTCTACTCTCAGTTGACCTCCGGCAAGCCCGCCAAGATCACGAGCAAGACCGAAGGAGGCACCGAGCAGTACTTCGAACTCATCATCGACACCGACGAGAACGAACCCGAAATCAAAGACGAGTCCGACACGCCGCCCGCGGGCAAGCACGTCAACGACACCCACGGGACGCGCATCGAGTTGGAGATGGAGGCCAACATGCGCGCCCGCCAGCAGCTCCAGCGCTACATCAAGCACACGGCAGTCGTCAACCCGCACGCTCGCATCGAGTACCGCGAGCCGAGCATGGACGAACCCCAGCACTTCCGGCGGGCCGACCGCGCCGAACTCCCGGCCGAGACCGAGGAGATTCGCCCGCACCCCCACGGCGTCGAACTCGGCACGGTGCTGAAGATGCTGGCGAGTACCGACTCCCACAGCGTCTCCGGCTTCGTCCAAGAGGAGTTCACCCGCGTCGGTCGGAAGACCGCCGACTCCATCCTCGACAACTTCCGCGACCGCCACCTCGGCCGCGAAGCCGCGTGGCGACCGCCCCAGTCTCACGAGAAGTCCGACCTCGCGCGCGCTGTCGCGAACGCGGTCTCGAACAAAAGCGCTGACGCGACCGCGACGTTCGGCGACGAAGTCGCGGAGGCAGTGACCGCTCGGAACCGGGTCGCCCACAGCGAACTGGTCGAAATCGTCGCCGAGACCGCCGAGTCGGTCGGCGACGACCACGGCGAGACGTTCGGCGACACCGTACGGGAGAAGGCCGTCGAGGCGGCGTGGAGCGAACTCACCGACGAGCGCACGAGCGACCTCTACGAACTCGTCGACAAGGCGACCAGCACCCGGAAGGACGACGAGACGGTCCACGGTCTCGCCGAACGCCTCGCCAAGCGCTTCGAGAAGGGCCGCGAGCGCGACCGGGCCACTCACGACGAGGTCCGGGAGTACGTCGACCGCGCGGCCGACCAGACCGAGGAGTACGACGACGCGACTATCGGCGACACGGCCCGCGAGAACGTCGTGATGGAGGTCTGGAACACGATGGTCACGGTCCCCGACGAGGTGCCGAAGGTCCGGGAGTTCGTGGACGACCGCGACATGTCCAGCGACCTGCTGGAGTCGATGAAAGACACCGACATCATCTCACCGCCGACCAACTGCCTGTCGCCCATCACCGACGAACTGGTGGAGGCCGGACTCCGGAAAGAGTACGACGCCGACTTCTACGCCGCCTCGACCCGCGACGCCGACGTTCACGGGGGCGACCCGTTCATCGTGGAGGCCGGAATCGCCTACGGCGGCGAGTTGGACGAGGACGGCAAAGCGGAAGTCCTGCGGTTCGCCAACCGGGTCCCGCTGGTCTACCAGCGCGGGGCCTGCGCGACGACCGACGTGGTCAAGTCCATCGGGTGGCGCAACTACAACCTCAGCCAACCGGGCGGGTCGGGCATCCCGAACGGCCCGGCGGTCATCATGGTCCACGTCGCCTCGACCAACGTGCCGTTCACCAGCGAGAGCAAGGACGCCATCGCCAACGTCCCCGAAATCGAGGACGAAATCGAACTTGCGATTCGGGAGGCCGCACGCGAACTCAAGTCGTACCTCAACAAGCGCAAGTCGCTGGAGAAGCGCAAGAAGAAGCAGAACGTCATCGCCTCCATCCTGCCGGAGATGGCCGAGAAGTTGGCCGACGTGACCGACCAGAGCAAGCCGCAGTACGAGGACGCGCTGGCCCGCATCATGAACAACGTCCTCGTGGAGCGCGAGGTGGAGGACGGAACGGTTCGGCTCTCGGTAGAGAACAACACCAGCACGAACGCCTCGCCCGAGATTACCGACATCGTGAGCGCGCAACCGCAGAACCTCTCGGACGGTGCGACCGCCGTCGACATGGACGGCGAGTGGTTCGTCAAGTGGTCGCCGACTGTCGAGAGCGGCGACGAGGCCGTTCTGGAGTACGAAGTGGACGGAGAGGCAGAGTTCGACGTTAGCGTCGAAGGAATCGAAGACCCCAAACTCACGGTAAACCAATGA
- a CDS encoding DNA topoisomerase IV subunit A, which yields MSADNEAEAQEKLIDLAAEFYDQFERGEIPEMSVPTRTKSNIVFDEDEDVWVYGDRESTRSANSVRGARKLLKAIYTIDFLSEQLEEDRSSTLRELYYLSESWDVNEAQFSSQDESNQLVEDLEIVSEVTREDFHMRPEESGATIMGPLYLREQTRRGEREIHCQEDVGEGGYQIPNNPDTIEFLDHDADFVLCVETGGMRDRLVENGFDEEYNTIVVHLKGQPARATRRITKRLHDELDLPVTVFTDGDPWSYRIFGSVAYGSIKSAHLSEYLATPEAQFIGIQPEDIVEYDLPTDPLSDSDVNALESELEDPRFQTDYWEEQIEIQLDIEKKSEQQSLASHGLDFVTETYLPERLDAMGVL from the coding sequence ATGAGCGCAGACAACGAAGCAGAAGCCCAAGAGAAACTCATCGACCTCGCGGCGGAGTTCTACGACCAGTTCGAGCGGGGCGAAATCCCCGAAATGTCGGTCCCGACACGGACCAAGAGCAACATCGTCTTCGACGAGGACGAGGACGTGTGGGTGTACGGCGACCGCGAGAGCACCCGGAGCGCCAACAGCGTCCGGGGCGCTCGTAAACTCCTGAAGGCGATATACACTATCGACTTCCTCTCCGAGCAGTTGGAGGAGGACCGCTCCTCGACCCTGCGTGAACTCTACTATCTGAGCGAGAGTTGGGACGTGAACGAGGCGCAGTTCTCCTCGCAGGACGAGTCGAACCAGTTGGTCGAGGACCTCGAAATCGTCTCGGAGGTCACCCGCGAGGACTTCCACATGCGCCCCGAGGAGTCGGGCGCGACCATTATGGGACCGCTCTACCTCCGCGAGCAGACCCGCCGGGGCGAGCGCGAGATTCACTGTCAGGAGGACGTGGGCGAGGGCGGCTACCAGATTCCGAACAACCCCGACACCATCGAGTTCCTCGACCACGACGCGGACTTCGTCCTCTGCGTGGAGACCGGTGGCATGCGGGACCGACTGGTCGAGAACGGCTTCGACGAGGAGTACAACACCATCGTCGTCCACCTCAAGGGCCAACCGGCGCGTGCGACTCGACGCATCACCAAGCGCCTCCACGACGAACTCGACCTGCCGGTCACGGTGTTCACTGACGGCGACCCGTGGTCGTACCGCATCTTCGGGTCGGTGGCGTACGGGTCCATCAAGTCGGCCCACCTCAGCGAGTACCTCGCCACGCCCGAGGCCCAATTCATCGGCATCCAACCCGAGGACATCGTGGAGTACGACCTGCCGACCGACCCCCTGAGCGACTCCGACGTGAACGCCCTCGAATCGGAACTGGAGGACCCGCGCTTCCAGACCGACTACTGGGAGGAACAGATAGAGATTCAGTTGGACATCGAGAAGAAGTCCGAACAGCAGTCGCTGGCGTCTCACGGTCTCGACTTCGTGACCGAGACCTACCTGCCCGAGCGACTCGACGCGATGGGCGTGCTGTAG
- a CDS encoding zinc ribbon domain-containing protein, with product MSSRTTPNFCSQCGSSLSPGDAFCSQCGTAVGDESNDIGRTNARASGTERAARFASETAERFVSEAPSSRGGPTVSNPDLRERVERYAVEGWDVKRDDGDRVVMVDRTLGSPWIHALLLAATSPVGNLLYAWYRYSPGAERVELRADGTERRPDERSGWTLLSAVGVAAGLTLGLCLAFVGAVLLLVTSSLAPTAVAAACLLAAAASIPLSAQFAPGTESPTTFGRRRTTDEEVVDAPNRPCSACARPVGTGVRRTFTEKRYLAGIPVETLNEGENVYCRACANGDPFVRERVEGDENSRKSEREFA from the coding sequence GTGAGTTCTCGCACCACACCCAACTTCTGCTCGCAGTGCGGGTCGTCGCTGTCGCCCGGCGACGCATTCTGCTCGCAGTGCGGGACCGCCGTGGGCGACGAGTCGAACGACATAGGGCGGACGAACGCTCGGGCGTCCGGCACCGAACGCGCCGCGCGATTCGCTTCAGAGACCGCCGAACGGTTCGTCTCCGAGGCGCCCTCCTCGCGCGGCGGCCCGACCGTCTCGAACCCCGACCTCCGCGAGCGAGTCGAGCGCTACGCGGTCGAGGGATGGGACGTGAAACGCGACGACGGCGACCGGGTGGTGATGGTAGACCGCACTCTCGGGTCGCCGTGGATACACGCGCTCCTGCTCGCTGCCACCAGTCCGGTCGGAAACCTGCTGTACGCGTGGTATCGCTACTCGCCCGGGGCCGAGCGCGTCGAGTTGCGCGCCGACGGGACCGAGCGCCGCCCCGACGAACGGTCGGGGTGGACGCTGCTGTCGGCGGTCGGCGTCGCCGCGGGACTGACGCTCGGACTCTGCCTCGCGTTCGTCGGGGCGGTGCTACTGCTGGTCACGTCGTCGCTCGCGCCGACCGCCGTCGCCGCCGCCTGCCTGCTCGCGGCCGCCGCGTCGATTCCGCTCAGCGCCCAGTTCGCGCCGGGGACCGAGTCGCCGACGACGTTCGGCCGCCGACGCACCACCGACGAGGAGGTCGTGGACGCGCCGAACCGGCCCTGCTCGGCCTGCGCCCGGCCGGTCGGAACCGGCGTGCGCCGGACCTTCACCGAGAAGCGCTACCTCGCCGGGATTCCGGTCGAGACGCTGAACGAGGGCGAGAACGTCTACTGCCGGGCGTGCGCGAACGGCGACCCGTTCGTCCGCGAACGAGTCGAGGGCGACGAGAACAGTCGGAAGAGCGAACGAGAGTTCGCCTGA
- a CDS encoding MBL fold metallo-hydrolase, with translation MTIRHDGLAAEWLGYAGLRLESPDGTVVYLDPGRYGTLTGEWRPDTQGVGHPEPRDYRPEDGDIVLVTHDHHYDSDAIRRVAGEEATLVVYEAVYPPKIDRDVEDLDELPCDVVRVDEEDDRLFGDVIVRSVAGYNRPDGPHTDENGDPFHPEGFGVGYHLTLPGRNAEDVTVFWPGDSDALPGHAELDVSLFCPPIGGSFTMDREEAADLAAEMDPDLVLPIHYNTFEALETDSGAFAADVAKRGVPVVLDE, from the coding sequence ATGACGATTCGACACGACGGACTCGCCGCGGAGTGGCTCGGCTACGCCGGCCTGCGACTCGAATCGCCCGACGGAACGGTCGTCTACCTCGACCCCGGTCGGTACGGCACGCTGACGGGCGAGTGGCGCCCCGACACGCAGGGCGTCGGCCACCCGGAACCGCGCGACTACCGCCCGGAGGACGGCGACATAGTCCTCGTGACCCACGACCACCACTACGACTCGGACGCGATTCGGCGCGTCGCGGGCGAGGAGGCCACGCTTGTCGTCTACGAGGCGGTCTACCCGCCGAAAATCGACCGCGACGTGGAGGACTTGGACGAGTTGCCCTGCGACGTGGTCCGGGTGGACGAGGAGGACGACCGACTGTTCGGCGACGTCATCGTCCGGTCGGTCGCGGGGTACAACCGACCCGACGGTCCCCACACCGACGAGAACGGCGACCCGTTCCACCCCGAGGGGTTCGGCGTCGGCTACCACCTCACGCTCCCCGGCCGGAACGCGGAGGACGTGACGGTGTTCTGGCCGGGCGACTCCGACGCCCTGCCGGGCCACGCCGAACTCGACGTGTCGCTGTTCTGTCCGCCCATCGGCGGGTCGTTCACGATGGACCGCGAGGAGGCCGCCGACCTCGCCGCGGAGATGGACCCCGACCTCGTGCTGCCGATTCACTACAACACCTTCGAGGCGCTGGAGACCGACTCGGGCGCGTTCGCGGCCGACGTGGCGAAACGCGGCGTTCCCGTGGTGCTTGACGAGTAG
- a CDS encoding class I SAM-dependent methyltransferase → MNSDEVRRRWAERSGEYSPSYYAYYGPDETSEMILDLLDSFVGSDAAVLELGCSSGRHLAHLHEHGYTDLHGVEINDEAFDVMADTYPDLADAGTFYNDAIEDLSPEFPDRRFDAVFSVETLQHIHPDDEAVFGELARITDDALLTVENEDRDGDPADADAGDSEADADGANAEFTTDDSAAADSTDGDEDIEAAARRGVNYVKEEFPLYYRNWNRIFTELGFAEVECRTTKRDTLRAFRRAD, encoded by the coding sequence GTGAATTCTGACGAAGTCCGAAGACGGTGGGCGGAGCGGTCGGGCGAGTACTCCCCGAGCTACTACGCCTACTACGGTCCCGACGAGACGAGCGAGATGATTCTCGACCTCCTCGACTCGTTCGTCGGGTCGGACGCGGCCGTCCTCGAACTCGGGTGCAGTTCGGGCCGACACCTCGCGCACCTCCACGAACACGGCTACACCGACCTCCACGGCGTCGAAATCAACGACGAGGCCTTCGACGTGATGGCCGACACCTACCCCGACCTCGCCGACGCCGGGACCTTCTACAACGACGCCATCGAGGACCTCTCCCCGGAGTTCCCCGACCGTCGGTTCGACGCGGTCTTCTCGGTCGAGACGCTCCAGCACATCCACCCCGACGACGAGGCGGTGTTCGGGGAACTGGCCCGCATCACCGACGACGCGCTGCTCACCGTGGAGAACGAGGACCGCGACGGCGACCCGGCGGACGCGGACGCCGGCGACTCCGAAGCGGACGCTGACGGAGCGAACGCCGAGTTTACCACCGACGACTCGGCCGCCGCCGACTCGACCGACGGTGACGAGGACATCGAGGCGGCCGCTCGCCGGGGCGTCAACTACGTGAAAGAGGAGTTCCCGCTCTACTACCGCAACTGGAACCGCATCTTCACCGAACTGGGCTTCGCCGAAGTTGAGTGCCGGACGACGAAGCGCGACACGCTCCGGGCGTTCCGGCGCGCCGACTAA
- a CDS encoding sodium:calcium antiporter, whose protein sequence is MVVSTLIPVVVFLVGIGLVVWSVEEFVEHVAEAAVDLGVSTFLLTVVLAGTDLENAVLGVAAAAGDLPDVALGTVFGEALFILGAAVGLAGVLVPFEESTPREYLALTALSPALLALLSVDGRLSRLDGAVLLVAFAPLLWVVYRLESSRSTRFLEAEDAEEIEDEAAADGDDSGDGDAEEDERELAEIGVVLLAIVGMTAGSELAVMGARDILDAFDLVGLAFGATVMSFIASLEELLLTVEPVRDGRPAVGIGNVVGSMLFFVTANAGVVAVVRPLDLSATVFAVHWPFFLVALALVLAFLFRGVVGRAEGALLLAVYAGYWVANYLP, encoded by the coding sequence ATGGTCGTCTCGACGCTGATTCCCGTCGTCGTCTTCCTCGTCGGCATCGGACTGGTGGTCTGGAGCGTCGAGGAGTTCGTCGAACACGTCGCCGAGGCCGCGGTGGACCTCGGCGTCTCGACGTTCCTGCTCACGGTCGTCCTCGCCGGGACCGACCTCGAAAACGCGGTTCTGGGGGTCGCGGCCGCCGCGGGCGACCTGCCGGACGTGGCGCTGGGCACCGTCTTCGGCGAGGCGCTGTTCATCCTCGGCGCGGCGGTCGGTCTCGCCGGCGTGCTGGTCCCGTTCGAGGAGTCGACGCCGCGGGAGTATCTGGCGCTGACCGCCCTCTCGCCCGCGCTCCTCGCCCTGCTCTCGGTCGACGGCCGACTCTCGCGTCTCGACGGTGCGGTCCTGCTGGTCGCGTTCGCGCCGCTCCTCTGGGTGGTCTACCGACTGGAGTCGTCGCGCTCGACCCGGTTTCTGGAGGCCGAGGACGCCGAGGAAATCGAGGACGAGGCGGCGGCCGACGGAGACGACTCGGGCGACGGGGACGCCGAGGAGGACGAGCGCGAACTGGCCGAAATCGGGGTCGTCCTGCTCGCAATCGTCGGCATGACCGCGGGGTCGGAGTTGGCGGTGATGGGCGCCCGCGACATCCTCGACGCGTTCGACCTCGTGGGACTCGCGTTCGGGGCGACCGTGATGAGTTTCATCGCGAGTCTGGAGGAGTTGCTTCTCACGGTCGAACCCGTCCGCGACGGCCGTCCCGCGGTCGGCATCGGCAACGTCGTCGGGAGCATGCTCTTCTTCGTCACCGCGAACGCGGGCGTCGTCGCGGTCGTCCGGCCCCTCGACCTCTCGGCGACCGTCTTCGCGGTCCACTGGCCGTTCTTCCTCGTGGCGCTCGCGCTCGTGCTGGCGTTCCTCTTCCGGGGCGTGGTCGGCCGGGCGGAGGGTGCGCTCCTGCTCGCCGTCTACGCGGGCTACTGGGTGGCGAACTACCTGCCGTGA